The DNA sequence ACCGGTGGGTTGTCCATGGTGAACACGGCAACCCCGTCATTGACCGCCACGGCAATGGTTTTAAAATCGGTTTTCATAATCACTCCTTTTTTTGTTGCCCGACAGGTTCGGTCCTGAATTAATCAAAAAAACGCCTTCATCCCGAAGTCGCGAAAACCTGATTCCGCTTTACTTCCCTGCAGACTTTTCCAGCTCTTCCTGTCGCAGCACCTTGCGCAGAATTTTACCGACAGCCGATTTGGGCAGCTCTTCACGGAACTCGACTATTTTGGGCGCCTTGTAGGCGGCCAGCTTTTCCCGGCAAAACGTCATAATCTCCTCTTCGGTGGCGCTTTCGCCGGGTTTAACCACCACGAAGGCCTTGACCGTTTCCCCCCGGTAGTCATCCGGTACCCCCACGGACACGGCATCGGCCACCTTGGGGTGTTCGAAGAGAACCTCGTCGATTTCCCGGGGGTAGATGTTGTAGCCGCCGGCAATGATCATGTCCTTCTTGCGGTCCACGATGGCAAAGTAGTCGTCGTCATCCTGCACCGCTATGTCCCCGGTGTACAGCCAGCCGTCCTTGAGCTGCCCTGCGGTTTCCTCGGGGTTGTTCCAATAGCCTTGCATGACCAGAGGGCTCTTGATGATCAACTCGCCCCGTTCACCCCTGGAAACATCCTCGGTGCCATTTTCGATATCCACAATTCTCACGTCCGTGTCCGGAAAGGGAATGCCGATGCTGCCGGCCTTGCTCATGCCCATCAGTGGATTGGCGATTCCCAGCGACGTGGTTTCGCTCATGCCCCAGCCCTCCCCGTAATTGACGCCCATGTCCTGAGCCTGTTCGATGAGCTCCAGGGGCATGGGGCCGCCGCCCGAATTGAAAAGGCCCAGCCTCTTGGCCAAATTGATCTCGGTCGCCTTGGGGTGGTTGATGATGGCGTTGATCATGGTGGGAACGGCCGGAAAGAAGGTAATCTGGTCGAAGCCTTCCAGGATCCCCATGATCTCGTCCAGCTCGAAGCGGGGGGCGATGATCTGGGTGGCGCAGTTGAACATGGCCCAGCTGAGGACGACGATGGTTCCGTACACGTGAAAGTACGGCAGAACCGCCATGACGCTCCTCTTTTCAGGCGGCGTGAGGCCGGTGGTGGCAGCCCCCCACAGACTGCACTGCATGGCGGCGGCCACCAGGTTGGCGTGGGTCAGTACGGCGCCCTTGGGCAGGCCGGTGGTCCCCCCGGTAAACTGGATCAGGGCCGGGTCGTCAACCGCTATGTCGATTCTGGGCAACGAGGTGCTGGTGGATGCCTCCAGCATCGTCGAAAAATGGTACCAGCCCTCCTCCAGTTCCAGTTCCGCCGGTGTACTCTGGCCAAAGCCGTCGATGTAGTCCGTCACCCGGGTGACGACGACCCGTGCGATATCGACCTCTTGGCACAATGCCCGGACATTGGGCAGGACCATGTCAAAGGTAATCAGCGTCGACACACCGGTGTTGGCGGTGAGGCCTTTGAGTTCCTCCGCCGTGTACATGGGGTTCAGGTTCACCACGACGGCTCCCAGGTACAGGGCCGCATAGTAGGAAATGATGTACTGGGGGCTGTTGGGTAGATGGACGCCGACACGATCGCCTTTCGCGACACCGGCCTCCCCCAGGGCATGGGCCATGCGCAGTATCTGCGAGCGCAGTTCCCAAAAGGTCAACACCGTCCCAAAAAAATTGGTGGCGGCCTTGTCGGGAAAGGAACTGGCCGGAAGTTTGAGCAAGTCATGGGCCAAAATACTCGGGTAGCGGATGGTCTCCGGAACATTCCAGTCATAGTGCCGTTGCCATGGTCTAGATTTCATACGATTTCCTCCTTAGCTCTTCGCTTTCTCGGCTTCTAGCGTGGTTGCCAGAAAAACGTTCCGAATGGCGTGCATGGCCCTCCCTGAAATTTTCAAGGGGCACATCGTTAATATTCCGCATGGCCGTCGCTGTGCTCGGCCGGATTGAAAATATCAGGGACGGCCTCTATTTCGACTTTCAATCGGAACATACTTATGGCAAGGGCTATAACCCGCGGCGATTACAGCCCGCCGAAGGCTGCTTCCGATATCTCCACCGCGGCTCCGGAGCCTTCCAGGACGGCGTCCATCTTGCCGCCGGCTACAGGCAGCACCGTTTGGATGAAAAATTCGGCGGACTTGATCTGGCCTTCATAAAAATTGACGTCCTTTTTCTTGGCGCCCTTGCCCAGCTTGTCGGCTGCGATCGACGCGCGCCACAGCAGCATCCAGGCCATGATCACATCGCCCATGGCCTCCATAAAGGGGAAGGCGTGGGCAAAAGCGGTTTTGAACGCCGGCGATACGCCCATCTTCCCCAGGTGCATGGCGGTTTCACCCAGCCGGTTCAGGGCGTGTTCCACCTTAGCGGCCAGCGCTGCCGTCGCTTCCTGCTCCTTTGCAGCCGCAATGGCCTTTTGAACCTCGCCCATGAAGTTCATGAAGACTTTGCCCTCCTGCATGCCCAGCTTGCGGCCCAGCAGATCCATGGCCTGGATACCGTCCGTGCCCTCGTAAATAGAGGCAATCTTGCAGTCCCGGGCCAGTTGTTCGACAGGGTACTCGCGCGTGTAGCCGTACCCGCCGTAAACCTGCATGGCCTCGATGCAGACGTCGAAGCCGCGCTGGGCACAATAGGCCTTGACCAGGGGCGTCAAGAGATCGGCCAGGCCCTGGTAGAATGCCTTTTCCTCCTCGTTTTCAGTGGTTTCCAAAATGTCAAAGCACCGGCCCACGTAGTAGACGAAGCTGCGCATGCCCTCGACATGGGCCTTCATCCCCAACAGCATGCGCCGGACATCCGGGTGACGGATGATCGGCACCTGGGGGGCTTCCTTGTCGGCAAGGTTGTCCATATCACGCCCCTGAAGCCTTTCCCGCGCATAGTTCACCGCGTAGAGGTAAGCCGTCGTGGCGTGGTTGAAACCCTGGAATCCTACTCCCAGGCGAGCCTCGTTCATCATGTAAAACATGATGTGCATGCCCTTGTTCTCCTCTCCGAGCAGAAAACCCCGGCAGCCGCCCTTGCTGCCCAGGGAGATGCTGCAGGTAGCGGAGGCGTGGATGCCCATCTTTTCCTCGATCCCGGTACAGACCACGTCATTGGGCTCACCCAGGCTGCCGTCCGGGTTCACCCATATTTTGGGAACCAGAAAGATGGAGATGCCCTTGGTGCCGGCCGGCGCCCCTTCGATGCGGGCCAGAACGGGGTGGATGATGTTTTCGGCCAGGTCATGCTCACCGTTGGTGATGAAAATCTTGTCGCCTTTGATGGAATAGGTGCCGTCAGGGTTCTTTTCAGCCGTGGTTGTGAGGGCGCCAACGTCTGATCCCGCGTTCGATTCGGTGAGCAGCATGGTCCCTCCCCAGACACCGGTGTACAGTTTTTTCAGGAACAGATTTTTCTGCTCCGCCGTCCCGAAAAGCTCCACCATTTTACCCGTCCCATGGCCCATGCGGGCGTAGTTGACCAGGGCGTAGTTGCCGCCGGTGATGTATTCGCTGGCGGCAAGACTGATGAGATTGGGCAGCCCCTGCCCCCCCACTTCAGGGTCTTCGGTCAGAGACGTCCATTCATTTTCGATGACCAGTTCATGCGGACGGCGAAAGCACTCGGGCACCTTGACCTGCCCCTTTTCGAAGGTCAGGCCGATTTTGTCGCCTTCCGCATATGTGGGCAGGAGTTCCTTGATCGCAAAGCTGCGGGCTTCTGAAATGATCATGTCGAACACCTTGCGGTTCAAATCCGCAAACTTGTCGTGTTTAAGCAGGGCTTCCGCGTCCAGCTGCTCGTAAAGTGCGAATTCAATATCGCGGCGATCTGCAATTACCTGTGCCATTTTCTATCCTCCCGATTTAAATATTTTTTGCGTTTTTTAGACCCAAGGGCCGATTATAGTTTCGACTTTTCGATAATGCGCATGGCGGCCCGCTCCAGAATACCGGTGACGCCGCCAAGCACCTTGAAACGTTCGTCCTGCGTCTGGCCATGGTAGAAACGATAGTAAATCTGCTGGACGATGCCCGCCAGTTTGAACAGACCGAAGCAGTAGTAAAAATCATAGTGCCGCATGGATCGGCCGGAAAGGCTTTCGTAGCAGGCCACCAGTTCGCGGCGCGTCAGGGCACCCTGCGCATTGGTGGGAACCGTCCGGATAAGTTGCATCTCTTCAGGATCGCCTTCCTCCACCCAGTAGGCCAGGGTACCGCCCAGGTCCATCAGGGGATCGCCCAGGGTGGTCATTTCCCAATCCAGAACGCCGATGATATTCAAAGGATTTTCCGGATCGAGCACCACGTTGTCAAATTTGTAGTCGTTGTGGATAATGCACGGCGAATCGGTATCCGGCGGCATTTTCTCCTGAAGCCAGGACATCACCGTCTCGGCGTCGGGCACGTCGGGCGTGCGGGCGGCCCGGAAGCGCCGGCTCCACCCGGTGACCTGGCGCTCCACATACCCCTCGGGTTTACCGAAATCCCCCAGCCCGATCTTGTCGTAATTCACGTCGTGCAGCGCATAAAGCACCTGCATGAGGTTCCGACAAAGCTGCGTTACACCATAAGGCTCCAGGCCCAGCGAGGACGGGATCTCCTTTCTCAGAACAATTCCCTGAATCCGATCCATGACATAGAAGGGACACCCCATCACAGCAGGATCCTCGGTGTAAACCAAGGGCTGAGGGCAGTATGGATATACCGGTGCAAGGGCTTTTAGCACCGTGTACTCCCGCTTCATGTCATGGCCCGATTTGGGTTTGGTGCCGAACGGGGGGCGGCGCAGCACCATTTCCCGGCCGCCCATGGTGATAAGATAGGTCAGATTCGACGCCCCGCCGGGAAACTGCTGGACGGTCATCTCCCCCGCAAGGCCGGGAACGGCCCCGCGCAGAAAGGCCTCGACCTTTACGGCGTCGAGCGCCTCGCCCTTTCTTACCGCGGCGGCTTGATCGATGTGCTCCATCATGGATAAGCTTTCCTTCAATTTTTAGCCGCTCAACTAAACACTACTTCCCATTCTATACTGCTTCTAGAAGGGACCAGGGGTCCAGGGTTCAAGGATTCGAGTGGAAAAGTAGCCCATAGCTGATGGCTGCCAAAAGCTAACAGCAAAGAGCATTCACCTGAATAACAACATCGCAAGTTTCTGGATAGAACCACCGGTACCTTCCAAGGATCTTCCCTATTTAGCCATGTTGTTTATGCAACCTCGGGGTTCACTTGGCCCCTCGGCCCCTGACCCCTCGAATCCTGCTTACTTGACCACCTTGCCTTCGTATTCCTTCAATATCCTGCGGGCCACCGATACCTTGTGGACCTCATCGGCGCCGTCGTAGATTCGGGATGCGCGTTCGTGGCGGTAAAAGAAGGAGATGATCGTGTCGTCCGTCATGCCCAGCCCGCCGTGCACCTGAAGGGCCCTGTCAATCACCTTCTGCATGGTGTTGGCCACCACGAACTTGATCAGGGAAATATCCTGGCGAGCTTCCTTGACGCCCACGTTTTCAATGGTCCACGCGGTGTGCAGCACCATCAGGCGGGCCGCCCTGATTTCGGCCGCACATTCGGCAATCCATGACTGGATGATCTGCTTGCTCGCCAGGGTTTTCCCGGGGGCGATGATCCGTGTCATCGCCCTGTGGCACATCAAATCGAAGACCCTGTTGCAGATGCCGATCCAACGCATGCAGTGATGAATCCTGCCCGGGCCGAGCCGGTCCTGGGCAATGATGAAGGCCTGCCCTTCGGGGCCTAGCAGGTTTTCCTGCGGCACACGGCACGACTGATAGAGAATTTCGCCATGACTGAAATAGTCATCCCCGGCATGGCCCATCACCGGAATGTTGCGCACCAAATTGAAGCCCGGTGTGTCCGTGGGGACGATGATCATGCTCGTACGCAAATAGGGGGCCTCATCGGGATTGGTCACCGCCATGACGATAGCAAATGCCGCTCCGTCGGCGGAAGATGTGTACCACTTGTGGCCGTTGATGACATAATCGTCCCCGTCTTTGATGGCGGTGGTATCCATCATAACCGGGTTCGAACCGGGAAGGTCCACCTCGGTCATGGAAAAACAGGAACGAATCTGTCCATCCACCAGCGGCTTGAGCCACCGCTTTTTCTGCTCCTCCGAACCGTATTTGTAAAGGATCTCGATATTGCCCGCGTCCGGCGCCTGGCAGCCGAACGCCAGAAATCCCAGGGGAGTCCCGCCCAGAACCTCCGAAACCAGGCCGTGTTCGACAAGGTTGAGCCCCATGCCCCCGTACTCCTTGGGATGGTTGGGTGCCCACAGCTCCATCTTTTTAACCATGGCCTGCTTCTCCCTGATAACCGGTATCATACTGCTGGCGTCTTTGGTAAGAAACTCGGGCTCGAGGGGAATGAGTTCCTTTTCGACAAATTCTTTCATCATCCCTAAAATGGTCTGCATTTTCTCGGAAATAGTGAAATCCATGTTACCTCCTCCTCGTTAGAAACAGTCGCTCGTTTTTCCAGACCGGATCAATCCCCCACCGGTTTGATCCGTGAGCCGATCGGGTACCGGCGACGGTTTCCAATGCAAATAAATGTTCGTGTTCCGGGTTTATCTGAGTTCGCTGACATTCCAGCGGTTGCCTATATGTCTCCATCCGTTGCGTGAGGGTTGTCGTGAAAATCGATGCCGCAGAGTTTTTTGGCCGCCTTTTTCTTGGCCTCCATGTTCACCTTCCTTGAAATCATGATGCGCTGGGCCTGAGGCGAGCCGGCCCCGTGCATCGATTCCGTCAGGTAGCCTACCGCCGCCGTTCCCAGCGTCAGGTTTTCGATCAGCCGCAGGATGCGCGCGCGGTGTTCGGTGGGAACGTCAGGATGGGCCTTGTAGTATTTCTCGAGCCACGGCCCGACTTCCGGCGAATTGAAATCCTTTTCGCTCGGCAGCGTTACCATCAGACCGCCGGCGATATCCTGTGCCAGCCTGGAAATTTCATAGGGAAAACGCGTGACGTTGTGCTTGTGGATGTTGGCCAACAGCGTGTTCACCGAAAAGGTGCCGCTGGGTTCGCGGTGACCTTCGGAGGCACAGGCGATGCAGCCACAGTAGAGCGTTTCGTTCAGGTGGTTCATTTCGACGATTTTGTCCTTGATGTGGGAGGCATGGTCCGCCCGGTTGAACTCCGCGGCGGTCTGGGCGGCCCCGATGAGCACATCCCCCACACCAACCTTGCAGGCATAGCTCTGACGGTGGTAGCCGGCAAACACTTCCACCAGCTGACCGGCAAACGCATATTCCCGGCACATGAACACCCGCTCCCAGGGAACAAACACATTTTCAAATACCACCAATGCCTCGTGCCCGCCAAAAAAGGGGTTGCCCCGATCGATGAGGCCCTCCTCCAGCTTGCGGGTGTCACAGGATTGGCGCCCCATGATGTAAGTGATCCCCTCGGCGTCGCTGGGAAGGGCAAACGAAACAGCGTAGTCCCTGTCCGCCTCTCTCAGCGCAATGGTGGGCATCACGATGACCTCGTGAGAGTTTAGAGCACCTGTCTGGTGCGCCTTGGCGCCTTTGACCACGATACCGTCTGGCCGCTCCTCCACGATATGCAGGTACAGGTCGGGGTCTGCCTGTTTGTGCGGTGGAAGACTCCTGTCTCCTTTGGGGTCCGTCATGGCGCCGTCACAGGTGAAATCATTGTCCTGTACATATTCCAGGTATTTCAAAAACCGTTGATTGTATTCCGTACCGTGTTTCCGGTCGATGTCGAACGTCACGATCGAGAGGGCGTTCAGGGCATCCATGCCGACACATCTCTGAAAACAACAACCCGTCTCCCTTCCCAGAAGGCGGCCCATTTTGCTTTTCTTCACGAGGTCCAGAAGGCTCTGGTGTATGTGGGTGAAGCGGTTGATCCGTTTACCGCTGAGGTGGGAAATCGCGGTCATGAGGTCTTCGTGTTCGGGCCTGTGGGCCAGTGCGTACGTCTTGGCAACCGCCTGCATGGACGGCCGGATGATGGGATGATCCACCACGTTCTCAATGCGTTCGCCGAACATGTAGACCACCAGGTTCAATTTCCGCAGGCTGTCTTCATATTGTTCCGCAGTCATCATGGCCATGGCCTACCCCCTTTTGTTTCTGGTAGTGATAAAGTCGCCGATTAACCTGGATTGGCTGACACCGGCGGAAGATGCTCTTCCAGAAAATCCCGCAGACGATCCTCGTCCGCCATACCCAGCAGGCGTCCAATTTCCCGTCCCCGGTGCAGCAGCAGGAATATGGGCGTCCCCTTTATGGTGTACATCTGCTTGAAACCGTTAATGAAGCCTTCCTCCAACCGGCACACTTCCACGGAATCCGGATATAACCGGGAAATCGCTTTTAGAACCCCGGTCTGTTGTGTGCAGTCCCTCCCTCCGGGCGCACACATCAGCAATACCGGCTTTTCTGTTGAGAGAACCGCCGCTTCGAAATTGCTGTTGCTGATAATGTTTACCGGATAAATGGATGCGATCGTCGTGTTCATGAGATTCCCTGGAAATAATTGCCTTAAATATTTTCAAATACCATGCCAAGGGCCCCATTTTTCGCACAGAGAGCCAACAATCTGATTTTAAAAAATTATTTCTTACCCTCGTGGTTGCAACCTATGGTGATCCGTGCACTCATGTGCCATTTTTGGCTCATGTGCCATACCAATAGTGTGCCATGGCACATAATTGGCATTTTAACAAGGTGATTGATTTCTGCGCACCAAACAGGTAGGGTTTCTGTGAATTCTTTGGAAGGTACCTGTCAAGAGACATAACACAGCAAGTCAACCAGGAGGTAATGATGATCGTTGTCGCTAAATTGAAAGCCAAAAAGGGTTCTGAAAACGAAATGGAAAAAGTGCTTCGTGACGTCGTCCAAAAGGTGGCGGCCGAGGAAGGCACACTGGCCTATACCCTGCATCGCTCCCAGTCGGACCCGTGCACCTTCATGTTCTATGAAAAATACACGGATGCAGGGGCGTTGAAAACCCACAGTGCAACCCCGTATTTCAAAGCCATGTTCGCCGCCCTGAAAGATCTGATTGAAAGCCCGGCCGAAATCGAAATGTACGAAGAGCTGGCCGCCTTGAACCGTTAATCCCTAACAGGTAAAGGGACACCCAAGGCCGCTTATATGTGCATGCCGGGTTTGTCCCAATGTTGCCAACACCTGAGAGCAACCAACTCAAACCTGAGTTGAGCGTTTCAAATTTTAAAAATGCTCAAAATAAACGGATATAACCCATCCCTAAGAGTCGAAACGCTCAACTTAGGAAGTACCATGTTGTCGATACAACCATGGGGTTTGTTCAAGCACGCTGCCGGCTCGATGCAACAGGGGGCGACAGTGTGGGTCTTGCTGCTGGCCCTTTTCTGTTTGCAGGCGAGTCCCGTCTGCGGAGCGGACCAAGAGCCGGCCGCAACCCGCGACGGCTCGGGAGCACCGGCCGAAAACCAAACGAAAAAAACCTACAGCCCCTTCGCCGGCATGGAAAGAAACGGCCTGATTCCCAAAAAGCAATTGCCCGGCGACATCAAGAACCCGGGCCGCTGGCGCTACGTTCCGGAAGGACGGATAAAGCCGGGGAATGTCCTGGAACGGCTTTTGGTCAGCAGCTTCATAGCGCCCATGGTCTTCTACTCTCAGGATGTCGGCCTCGGCGGAGGCGTCGCCCTGACGGATATCGATTTCCGGCAGCAGCGCCGGCGCGAGTTTGCCGGCATCTTCCTGTCCCACACCACCGAAGGTCAGCAGCACTATTCCATGGTGTGGCAGCGCTGGCTCAATCACCGCGAAATCGAGGGCGGTGGGGTTGCCTTCGAAGAAAGAAGCTGGGTCCGGGCAAGGGCCGGATACGCCCAGACCCTCACTGTCAGGTTTTTCGGCCTGGGACCGGACACGTCCGCCGACGACGAGACCAGCTACACAAACGAGGTGACTTACAGCGGCGTCCTGCTGCAGCAGTCATTCCCCGAACCAGGCGACAATCCCGTTTATCGCCTCGGCTTGAATGCCGAACGCCACAACCTTTCCAAGGGCTATGTCGGAGGCGCACCCTCCACGGATGAAGCGTATCCCGGCCTCTTCAGCGATGGCGACCATTACGACATGGTCAGCTTGAACGCCATGTTGCGGTATGATTCCCGGGACAGCCAACATGCACCCTACAGGGGCGGACTCCTCGAGCTCAGCCTGGACGGCATTCCGTTCCAGAGCAATGAAAGCCCCGCCGCCGTCTCTCGGTTGGAGGGCAACTGGGTTTTCAAAACCCCCGGCGTGTTCCATGACAACGGAAACGGCAACGAAGAAAACCCGCCCACCGATGTTATCGCCATCGGAGGATTCGTGAATGCCGTCCATGGAAACCTGCCCTTTTGGGCCCTGCCGAGTTTAGGGGGACGGGACACGCTGAGGGGATACATCCAAAACCGCTTCACGGACAAATCCGCCTGGCATGCCACCGGCGAATACCGCTTCTGGGTGCTGCCGCGCGGATTCAACGTAACCAGGACGATCCGGGTCGAACGGGTGGGCCTTGCATTGTTTTACGACATCGGCACGGTGGGCGGCAGCATAGAAGACGCCTTTGCCAGCACCATCCACGACAGCTACGGTGTCAGTTTCCGACTCTCTTTGGAACGAACGGCTCTCTTCCGCGCCGACCTGGGCTTTTCGGACGAAGGTATGAACTTCACCTTTGCCTACGGCCTGCCATTCTAGTGTTGGGTTTCATTAAAAACAAACCTACGGCAATCCGTATGATAAGCCGTCACTTCCTCATCCGGCGAACGAAGCTTTCACCTTGTCGATAAAAAACTCGGTCTGCTTGGCCGCTCTTTCTTCCAGCGCAACCGGATAATCGTCGCCAAAAGCCCAGAGGATCTCCTCCAGGGCATAATGCGTCTTGATGTTGACCCCCCGTGAAGCACCGCGAAGCTGCATAAAACACCCGGGGCAGTAACAGGTGAGGTCGTTGACGCCTGTATTCAGCACCTGCGCTATTTTTTTCTTGGTCTCCTTGGCCCCCTCACCCAAATCGTAATTGTTTCTAAGGATGGAAACCGTACCACAGGTCAGATTGTCGCCCCGATTGTTCTCGAGTTCTACCACCGTCATGCCAACGGCCCTGTGCAGACCTCTCACCGCATCCATGAACCCTTCTCCCAGCTCGCTTCCGTAGCAAGCGTCGGTCAAGGCCACCCTCCGATCGATGGGACGCGCAACCTCGATGCTGCCGTTCGTATACTTTTCCCAAAGCCACTCCCACACCGATACGATTTCAAAAGGCAGTTTGACACCGTGATAATTCGGCCAGATATTCCCCAGATAATTGGCGCAGGATCCGCAGTAGCACACCAAACGCTCCGTATCGAGGCGTTCGAGCATTGCCCGTGTTCGTTCGACGGTCTCGGCAAAGGCCTGATAGTCGCCGTACCGGTACGCCAGTTCTCCGCAGCACGCATTGCGCGGAGCGTATTTGGGAACGTCCGCAAACACCTTCGAGTGTTCGATACCGTAAGGAATCTCCCGCCCGACGCAACCGATGAACAGCACCTCACGGCTTTTTGAGGGAAGATGTTCCCATGTATCCAAAACGGCCTTCTCCTTTGCTGTCTCGGTAAGATAGACATCCCCGAACAGGGAGGCTTTCCCCTTGCCTGTCAAAAGGTAGTCCACATAGGGAGGGAGGCCCTTTTCCTTCACCTGGTTTTTCTCGGCCGCGCGCTCCATGATGAGGGCGTACGGCTTAAGGCCGTGGGGGCAGTATTGATTGCAGTTGAAGCAAAACGTGCACGCATTCAACACCCGTTCTGTTTCATGGCCCTTCAACAGCCGACCCATTTCCGCCCGGGACGCCTCTTTTTCCATTTTCATAACCGGACATCTCTGTAAACAAAGGCCGCACGTTTCACAGGTACTCAGACTCTTTCCTTCGGGGTCGAAGGCATCGATGTAGGTCTTGGCAGTCATTGAGTCTCCTTCGTTTTTCACGGTGTAAATACCACCGCTTCGATTCATTATACCGGTTGTCACAAATATGTTCCGATACCAATTGTGTTCATAAGCAAGGTATCATGATTGGAAACAACCCAATCCCGATTACGATTTCGATTCGCAGCAGGCTGCCGGAAATGCGCCCCCAATCGCGCTTCAATTTTACCTTGGACGCGCGAGACCGTATTTATCGATACGGCGATAAATGGTGCGGCGGCTGATGCCCAGGTTCCGGGCGGCTTTGGCGACGTTCCAGTCGGTGTTGCCGAGAGCGCGTTCGACAGCGTGCCGGTCCTCCCGCTGCGATTTCATCTCAACCGGCCTCCCTCTGGGGGTGTGGTCGCGCATCTCCCTGGGCAGATGCCCGACGTCGATGGTGCTGTCGTGGCACAGAACGAACGCATGCTCCACCGTGTGTTCCAGTTCGCGCACGTTGCCCGGCCAGTTGTATCCCATAAACACATTCAGGACTTCATCGGAAAAGGATTGGATCTCCTTATTAAAATCGCGGTTGAAGGAGCGGCGAAAGTGATCCACTAAAAGGGGAATGTCACCCAGACGCTCCCGCAACGGTGGAAGGGCGATTTCCACGACCTTCAGCCGGTAGTAAAGATCCTCCCTGAAACTACCTGCGGCAACGGCGCTTTTGAGATCCCTATTGGTGCAGGCGATTATCCTGACATCCGCCTTCATGGAGGTGGGATCGCCTACCCGTTCAAAGGTCTTCTCCTGCAGAAACCGGAGCAGCTTCAATTGAATCAGGGGTGAAATATCGCCGATTTCGTCAAGGAAAATCGTACCGCCGTCCGCTGTTTCAAAGCGCCCCGGAGAACTTTTTACCGCCCCTGTAAAAGCGCCTTTGACGTGGCCGAACAGTTCGCTTTCCAAAAGGTTTTCCGCCAAAGCAGAGCAATTGACCGTAACAAACGGTTTGAACGCACGATTCCCGCCGTTGTGGAGCGCTTTGGCTACCAACTCCTTACCGGTCCCGCTTTCGCCTGTTACCAGCACCGTCGTCTCCAGATCGGCGAGGTCTTCGAGAAGCTTGTAAATCTCCTGCATCCGGCGATTTTTACCGATGATTCTTTGAAACCGATGCCGCTCTTCCAACTCCTTTTCCAGTTCGTTGATACGGGTGATATCCCGGATGACCAGCACGGCCCCCATAAAACGGCCCGCACTGTCCAAGAGAGGGGAACTGGAAACATCCACCTTTTGCATGGGATGCGAACCCCCGGCGCATTCGATCTGGTAGCCCTGCACCGTGGTTTTGCGATTCAGGGTTTCCTGAAGCACTTCGTGGCAGGCATGGCCGCACCCGACCGGGCATTCGGTGAACACTTTCCCGACGATACGACCCAAATCGAAACCGCAAATCGTTGCCGCCGCCTGGTTGGCCTCGATCACCTCGAGGTTGGTGTCTACCGTAATGATGGCGTCCCTGACACTGCGAAAAATGGCCTTGAGGCGGCTCCGCTGCCTGGCAACATCCTCTTCGGCCCGCTTTCGCTCGGTAATATCGCGCACGATGCTGCGAAAGCCGATGGGCATGCCGCGTGAATCTTTTTTCAGGGATATGGAATATTCCAGAATCTTTTTTCTGCCGGTGCCGGTAAGGGTTTCGAAAATGAACGAACG is a window from the Deltaproteobacteria bacterium genome containing:
- a CDS encoding acyl-CoA dehydrogenase family protein, which codes for MDFTISEKMQTILGMMKEFVEKELIPLEPEFLTKDASSMIPVIREKQAMVKKMELWAPNHPKEYGGMGLNLVEHGLVSEVLGGTPLGFLAFGCQAPDAGNIEILYKYGSEEQKKRWLKPLVDGQIRSCFSMTEVDLPGSNPVMMDTTAIKDGDDYVINGHKWYTSSADGAAFAIVMAVTNPDEAPYLRTSMIIVPTDTPGFNLVRNIPVMGHAGDDYFSHGEILYQSCRVPQENLLGPEGQAFIIAQDRLGPGRIHHCMRWIGICNRVFDLMCHRAMTRIIAPGKTLASKQIIQSWIAECAAEIRAARLMVLHTAWTIENVGVKEARQDISLIKFVVANTMQKVIDRALQVHGGLGMTDDTIISFFYRHERASRIYDGADEVHKVSVARRILKEYEGKVVK
- a CDS encoding phosphotransferase family protein, with product MEHIDQAAAVRKGEALDAVKVEAFLRGAVPGLAGEMTVQQFPGGASNLTYLITMGGREMVLRRPPFGTKPKSGHDMKREYTVLKALAPVYPYCPQPLVYTEDPAVMGCPFYVMDRIQGIVLRKEIPSSLGLEPYGVTQLCRNLMQVLYALHDVNYDKIGLGDFGKPEGYVERQVTGWSRRFRAARTPDVPDAETVMSWLQEKMPPDTDSPCIIHNDYKFDNVVLDPENPLNIIGVLDWEMTTLGDPLMDLGGTLAYWVEEGDPEEMQLIRTVPTNAQGALTRRELVACYESLSGRSMRHYDFYYCFGLFKLAGIVQQIYYRFYHGQTQDERFKVLGGVTGILERAAMRIIEKSKL
- a CDS encoding acyl-CoA dehydrogenase, whose amino-acid sequence is MAQVIADRRDIEFALYEQLDAEALLKHDKFADLNRKVFDMIISEARSFAIKELLPTYAEGDKIGLTFEKGQVKVPECFRRPHELVIENEWTSLTEDPEVGGQGLPNLISLAASEYITGGNYALVNYARMGHGTGKMVELFGTAEQKNLFLKKLYTGVWGGTMLLTESNAGSDVGALTTTAEKNPDGTYSIKGDKIFITNGEHDLAENIIHPVLARIEGAPAGTKGISIFLVPKIWVNPDGSLGEPNDVVCTGIEEKMGIHASATCSISLGSKGGCRGFLLGEENKGMHIMFYMMNEARLGVGFQGFNHATTAYLYAVNYARERLQGRDMDNLADKEAPQVPIIRHPDVRRMLLGMKAHVEGMRSFVYYVGRCFDILETTENEEEKAFYQGLADLLTPLVKAYCAQRGFDVCIEAMQVYGGYGYTREYPVEQLARDCKIASIYEGTDGIQAMDLLGRKLGMQEGKVFMNFMGEVQKAIAAAKEQEATAALAAKVEHALNRLGETAMHLGKMGVSPAFKTAFAHAFPFMEAMGDVIMAWMLLWRASIAADKLGKGAKKKDVNFYEGQIKSAEFFIQTVLPVAGGKMDAVLEGSGAAVEISEAAFGGL
- a CDS encoding long-chain fatty acid--CoA ligase, producing the protein MKSRPWQRHYDWNVPETIRYPSILAHDLLKLPASSFPDKAATNFFGTVLTFWELRSQILRMAHALGEAGVAKGDRVGVHLPNSPQYIISYYAALYLGAVVVNLNPMYTAEELKGLTANTGVSTLITFDMVLPNVRALCQEVDIARVVVTRVTDYIDGFGQSTPAELELEEGWYHFSTMLEASTSTSLPRIDIAVDDPALIQFTGGTTGLPKGAVLTHANLVAAAMQCSLWGAATTGLTPPEKRSVMAVLPYFHVYGTIVVLSWAMFNCATQIIAPRFELDEIMGILEGFDQITFFPAVPTMINAIINHPKATEINLAKRLGLFNSGGGPMPLELIEQAQDMGVNYGEGWGMSETTSLGIANPLMGMSKAGSIGIPFPDTDVRIVDIENGTEDVSRGERGELIIKSPLVMQGYWNNPEETAGQLKDGWLYTGDIAVQDDDDYFAIVDRKKDMIIAGGYNIYPREIDEVLFEHPKVADAVSVGVPDDYRGETVKAFVVVKPGESATEEEIMTFCREKLAAYKAPKIVEFREELPKSAVGKILRKVLRQEELEKSAGK